One window from the genome of Candidatus Omnitrophota bacterium encodes:
- a CDS encoding response regulator, with the protein MSKKIILIAEDEPYIREVIKAMLDEIGNFEIIEASDAGELVDFARKVHPDLIITDVIMPGNDAYHALGELKKDEEFKNIPVIFESALMSDRAVFETHAPPGRSFFLVKPFKF; encoded by the coding sequence ATGTCAAAGAAAATCATTCTTATTGCCGAAGATGAGCCGTATATAAGGGAAGTTATAAAAGCCATGCTTGACGAAATCGGAAATTTTGAGATTATTGAGGCGTCCGATGCCGGAGAGCTTGTTGATTTCGCGCGCAAAGTGCATCCTGACCTTATAATAACGGATGTTATTATGCCGGGCAACGACGCGTATCACGCCCTCGGCGAACTTAAAAAAGACGAGGAGTTTAAAAATATTCCCGTTATATTCGAATCGGCGCTCATGAGCGACCGCGCTGTTTTTGAGACACATGCGCCTCCCGGCCGGTCTTTTTTTCTGGTCAAGCCGTTCAAATTT
- a CDS encoding GGDEF domain-containing protein has product MDGKENIKGFEEEALEILSDDASDAKKLLGPELDAIAKEEKFFSHIIHYLTGLRTEEEEARTLWSSILEHKYLMSEKLFRNVGFRVAALDYFLNIDKRLKRVNFVEINKMKKIWFEASYDSLTRVLRKDVMDYWFTCLSDEASADNKNLAIIFFDVDGFKKYNDRLGHLAGDAALYEIARVMRKFSEKVFRFGGDEFVIMAHLDKDAARELAGKITDKIRPSTQALEKAESSLGVSFGIAVYPADGGSLKELLSVADSRLYKNKENRRKG; this is encoded by the coding sequence ATGGATGGAAAGGAAAACATAAAAGGTTTTGAGGAAGAGGCGCTGGAAATTCTTTCGGACGACGCCTCGGACGCGAAAAAGCTTTTGGGGCCGGAGCTGGACGCAATCGCGAAGGAAGAGAAATTTTTTTCGCATATAATACATTATCTCACAGGACTTCGTACGGAAGAGGAAGAGGCCAGAACGCTCTGGAGCTCGATTCTGGAGCACAAATACCTGATGAGCGAAAAGCTCTTCCGGAATGTCGGATTCAGGGTGGCGGCGCTGGATTATTTTCTCAACATAGACAAGCGTCTGAAAAGAGTTAATTTTGTTGAAATCAACAAGATGAAAAAAATCTGGTTTGAGGCATCCTATGATTCGCTTACGCGCGTTCTCAGAAAAGATGTAATGGACTACTGGTTCACCTGCTTAAGTGATGAGGCGAGCGCGGATAACAAGAACCTTGCAATTATATTTTTTGATGTGGACGGATTTAAGAAGTACAATGACAGGCTCGGCCATCTCGCCGGCGACGCGGCACTATATGAGATAGCCAGAGTCATGAGGAAGTTTTCGGAAAAAGTTTTTCGTTTCGGCGGCGACGAGTTTGTTATTATGGCGCATCTGGACAAGGACGCGGCACGGGAATTGGCCGGCAAAATCACAGACAAGATACGCCCTTCCACCCAGGCGCTTGAAAAAGCGGAAAGCTCTTTGGGCGTGAGTTTCGGGATTGCGGTTTATCCCGCCGACGGAGGTTCTCTTAAAGAACTGCTAAGCGTCGCGGACAGCCGCCTGTATAAGAATAAAGAAAACCGCAGAAAGGGCTGA
- a CDS encoding MBL fold metallo-hydrolase, whose translation MYQYRKSFAVLFAALTVSANLFAASASAVSSAKTPPLSKNILSVTFIDVGQGDSIFIQTPEGKNILIDAGNGATEWSSFDAGESIVVPFLKKQGIKKLDYMIMSHPHNDHIGGLPAVLKAMPVDTFVDPGFQYNSWVYENLLKLVEEKGCKYVEARAGDKITLDKYCSFKVFNPPPDKYFRGGSEPNENSLVLKLAYKDISFLFTGDCEKQGERYMVKRFKKDLLCTVLKVAHHGSVSSSTQEFMDWAQPLFAVICVGARNRFGHPKKATLKRLTDYGCKIFRTDQDGSVRITTDGKRYKTELLKKPDSNAVTDEGYE comes from the coding sequence ATGTATCAATACAGAAAATCCTTCGCCGTGCTTTTTGCCGCTCTTACAGTGTCGGCAAATCTTTTCGCTGCGTCGGCGTCCGCCGTCTCAAGCGCGAAAACTCCGCCGTTAAGCAAAAATATTCTTTCGGTCACTTTCATAGATGTGGGACAGGGGGACAGTATATTCATCCAAACGCCGGAAGGAAAAAACATTCTCATAGATGCCGGAAACGGCGCAACGGAATGGAGCAGTTTTGACGCGGGAGAAAGCATTGTCGTGCCATTTCTTAAAAAACAAGGTATAAAAAAATTAGACTATATGATAATGTCTCATCCGCACAACGACCACATAGGAGGCCTGCCGGCCGTGCTTAAAGCAATGCCCGTTGACACTTTTGTGGATCCCGGATTTCAATACAATTCGTGGGTTTATGAAAATCTGCTAAAACTCGTGGAAGAAAAAGGCTGCAAATATGTGGAAGCCCGCGCGGGAGATAAAATAACACTGGACAAATACTGTTCTTTCAAAGTGTTTAACCCGCCTCCTGACAAGTATTTCCGCGGCGGCTCCGAGCCGAATGAAAATTCGCTGGTGCTCAAGCTCGCCTACAAAGATATTTCTTTTCTCTTCACGGGCGACTGCGAAAAACAGGGGGAAAGATATATGGTGAAACGTTTCAAAAAAGACCTCTTGTGCACTGTGCTGAAAGTGGCGCATCACGGCTCCGTTTCGTCAAGCACGCAGGAATTCATGGACTGGGCGCAGCCGCTGTTTGCCGTAATATGTGTCGGGGCGAGAAACCGTTTCGGCCATCCGAAAAAAGCCACGCTAAAGCGCCTCACTGATTACGGATGCAAGATATTCAGAACCGACCAGGACGGCAGCGTTCGCATAACGACCGACGGCAAACGCTACAAGACTGAACTTTTAAAAAAGCCGGATAGTAATGCTGTTACGGATGAAGGCTATGAGTAA